The genomic DNA GATGCTGTTCACCGACGGGAACGCAACCGATCTGACCGACACCGGATTCGATTGGTCTTCGCTCGGCTTTCCTCTTTATCTGGTCACCGATTCGGTCGATCAAGCGATCGCGGACCTCAAGATCGATCAGGTCAGCACCGCCCAAACCAACTTTGAAGCCTCCCCGGTGACGGTGACTGCGAAGCTGTCCGCCACCGGTATAAAAGAGTCGACGGTTGTCGTCCGCTTGCTCGATGCGGAGGGCGTCGCGGTGGAAGAAAAGGAGGTGGAATTGACGCAGGCGAAGCCGACCGCCGACGTCGAGTTCCGCTTCCGCCCGAAGAAATCGGGACTGCAGTTCTATTCGATCGATACGTTTCCCAAATCGCAACGGACTGCCTATTTGCAGGGCGAAACGAAGGTCGAAGCGACGCTTGCGAACAATTCGCGATTGCTGGCGATCGATCGCGACCAAGGTCCCTATCGTGTGCTGTACGTCGCGGGGCGACCGAACTGGGAATTCAAATTCCTGCGACGGGCGCTGCAGGAGGATGATGAAATCCGTTTGGTGGGACTGTTGCGAATCGCTCGCAAGGAGCCCAAGTTCAGCTTCCGCGATCGCGGCGTCAATTCATCCAATCCGTTGTTTTCGGGGTTCGATGAAAACGAAGAGGAGAGTGCCGAGCAGTACGATGAACCGGTGCTGTTGCGATTGGGCGTCGATGAAGCGGAACAACTGAGCAAAGGTTTTCCGCGCCAAGCCGAGGAGTTGTTCGGATACCACGCGATCATCTTGGACGACGTCGACGCCGAGTTTTTTACGCAGGATCAGATGCTGATGTTGCGTCAATTCGTCAGCACTCGCGGTGGCGGCTTGCTGATGCTCGGCGGCCAGGAATCGTTTGCTGGTGGTGATTACGAACACACGCCGTTGGCCGATCTGATGCCGGTCTATCTGCCTCGCGGTAATGAGTCTTCGGGCGGAACGGTCGCCCGGATGGAACTGTCACGCGAGGGCTGGCTGCAACCGTGGCTGAGGTTGCGGGAGACGGAAGTCGCTGAAAAGAAACGCTTGGCCGAGATGCCGGAGTTCGGCACGCTCAACCGCGTCGGCGATGTGAAGCCGGGGGCGTCGATGTTGGCATCTGCCCAAACGGGCGATCGCCAGCAACCGGCACTTGTCGTCCAACGCTATGGCAAGGGAAGGTCCGGGGCGTTGTTGATCGGCGATTTGTGGCGGTGGGGGATGCGGCGGAAGCCTGGCGAAAACGAAGACTTGCAGCAGGTCTGGCGGCAGACGATTCGTTGGATGATCGCCGACGTGCCGCGCGCCGTCGAGATCGATCTCGAGGAATCCAAGGACAGTAGCAAGCCGATCGAGATCGCCGTGACGGTTCGCAATCCGGAGTTTCTGCCGTTGGATAACGCTTCGGTCGCCCTGACGGTTGTGCTGCCCGACGGCGAAGAGATGCAATTGCCGACGCAGCCCAGCGATCAAGCCGCCGGAGTCTACACCGCCAGCTATTGGCCCAGCAAAGATGGAGCCTATCGCGTGAAAGTTGTCGCGACGGGCCCCGATGGCAGCGACATCGGCAGCCAGCAGGCCGGCTGGACTACTGAAACGGCGACCGCCGAATTCCAGCGGCTTGCCGTCAATAAGGACTTGTTGCAACAGATCGCCGATCAAACCGGAGGCGAAGTGATTCCGCAGGACGACCTCGATTCGTTTGTTGCGAATTTGCACAACAAAAAGATTCCACTGACTCAGCGGCATCTCGCTCCGCTGTGGCACGGTCCGTGGGTTTTGATCTTCGCCCTCGCCTGTTTGTGTGGCGAATGGGGCGTCCGCCGTTTTCATGGGATGCCCTAAAGTAAGGCTCGCTGGAGCCTTGCCCCGCAGATTACGAAACTCAACAAGACAGAGACCTCTATGATTCGTCGTATCCCTTCGCTGGCTTGCTTGATTGCGGTGTTGATGTTGGTTCGCGTCGCCCGCAGCGACGACGCTCCCTCTGCTCCGCCGCAGGTGTTGGTCGTCGTGGGAGCCGGCGGCAGCGAGGAATATCAGACAGCGTTTGCGACTTGGGCCGATCGCTGGAAATCGGCGGCTGGTTTGCTCGACGGGGCAAGCTATCACGAGATAGGTCGCGAAGAGGGCCAGAGCGATTCGAGCGACAAGGATCGCTTGAACGAGCGACTGGCGGAACTGAGCGATTTAAAAGCCGAAGCGGTTTGGATCGTATTGATCGGCCACGGCACGTTCGACGGCAAGGCGGCGAAGTTTAATCTTCGCGGACCCGATGTTTCGGCGGAGGAGTTGAACGGCTGGATCGAACCGATGAAGAGTCCTTTGATTGTGGTGAACTGCGCGTCGGCGAGCGGTCCGTTTATCAATCGATTGTCGGCTGCGGGACGGACGATCGTGACGGCTACCAAAAGTGGGCAGGAGCAAAACTTTGCTCGCTTCGGCGACTATCTCTCGCAAGCGATTTCGGACATCGCCGCCGATTTGGACCACGACGATGAAGTCTCGCTATTGGAGGCCTTCCTGAGCGCGTCGGATCAGGTTGCCAAGTTCTATGAATCGGAGAACCGAATCGCTACCGAACATGCGTTGATCGACGACAGTGGCGATCGTTTGGGAACGCCGGCGACGATGTTTCAAGGGACCACGGCGGTCGCGGTTCCCCAGCCCAAGGCGGCTCGCGACGGCGGCGTTGCCGCGCGGCGGGTGATCTTTCAATCGCCGCAGGCCGTTGTGCTGGCCCCGGCGCAGCGGGAATCACGGGCGGCGATCGAAGCGGAGATCGATCGACTGAAGCTGCGGAAATCGGAATTCGCCACCGATCAGTACTTCGCGCAACTGGAACCTTTAATGCTTCAGCTGGCGGAACTGTACGCCGCCGCCGAAGCGGAGGACTCGGATGAATCGCAGCGCGAATGATCGGGATCGCCGAGGGCAAAGAAGCTGTCGGGAGCTGGGCAGATTTTTCGATCACCGCAAAGAAAGTGATCGAGGCAGCGGTAGATGGGCTGCCTGCCGAAGTGGCAATTGCTAGCAGGTGGGCTCGCGCCGACGCCACACCTGCTTGGCCACTGGAGCTTTAGGAAGCTACGCTGTTGAGTTCAGCATTTCCCCATTGGGGTGTCAACTCTGCCTCCACGTCTTCCAGGAAGAGCTTGCCGTCGACCAGCACTCGCGTATTCGAAGTTGCAGAGATTGCTTGCGCTGCGCGGCGTAAATGCGCGTCGACAACCGAGACGTCGAGTTTACACTTGGGGACAAAGAAGAAGCTTCCCGAACGGTCGAGCCCCGACGCTTGGATCTGCTTGCGGATGAAACCGCGCACCTCGGTGACCAGGATCCGGTGGACACCAATTTCCTCCAAAGCGGCGTTAACCTCTTCGAGGTGTTCCGCGTCGATTATTGCTTCTATTCTTTTCATCCGATTCCTATCAAGGTTATTAAAGCCGACCTGCTTGTCGGGCTGGAGTTTGTTGCCTGACGCATTGAGCAACTGGCGTGCCAGTTGCGACGAAAGTGCTTCTTTTGTTCTGTATTGCTGCGAAAGCTTGCATTCTCAGCGTCCTTCGCGAGTCGTTGCGCTAAAACCGTTCTAGGTGAAGCTTGATTTCTGCCATCACGGCAGCCCAATTTTTCATCTCGGGCTGACGGAATAGCCGCATCGAGGGGTACCAGGGGCTCGAATCCCCCTGCAGCAACCACCGCCAATCGGGGACCTTTGGCAGTCCGACCCAGACTGGTGCTCCCAGGGCTCCGGCGAGATGAGCGACCGAGGTGTCGCTGGTCACGACCAGGTCTAAGCCTTTCATAATCGCTGCGGTATCCATAAAGGCACCGCTGGACTGGTCGAGGTTCGCTGGCAATCGGACGATTTGGTCTGCGAAGTCGACTTGATCAAGCTGCTGGATCCCAAATCCGTGCTGCAGGCAGACGAGTTGCACGTCGGGAATCGACGCCAGCGGTTCAAAGGCTTGCAGCGGAATCGAGCGGAAGATGTCGGCTTGGTGCTGCGGATTCCCCTGCCAGCAGATGCCTACCTTTTTCTTGCCGGGGATCTGGGCGAGCCAGTTTGCCCAGTACGCTTGCAAGTTTTCCGACGGCCCGAGGTAGGGGCCGACGTCGGGAATCGAGTCCGCATCGATCCCCAGCCGATCGGCGGCGTCGATGAAGGAGCAATGGAAATCGAAGTTCCCCGGCAGCATCCCCTCGGGAATCAGTTGGTCGATGCCGCGGCATGTGCTCAGCAGCGGGATCAGTTTGGGAGCCGCTTGAACGATCGTTCGCGCCCCACGCTCCTTGAGGGCGATCGCCATCCGGACGAAGTGGATCGCGTCCCCGAGTCCCTGTTCCGAATAGAGCAGGAATGTTTTGCCTTGCGGGTCGCTGCCATCCCAGACTGGTTGGGAGACGTTGGGGCGGACGAAGCCGGGCATCTTCCAACGCCAGCGGTATTCGTCCCAGCCGCGGCGGAAGTCTCCCTTCAGCAGGTGGATGACGCCGAGATTGCGATGCAGTTCGGGATCGTTCGGGGCGACCTCGAGGCTTGCTTCGAATGCCGCCAGGCCGCGATCGATCTGCCCGGTCCAGACCCACAGCGTGCCGCGGTTCTTGAGCGGGCTTAAGTACTTTGGGGCCTGCTGCAGCGAGGTTTCAAATGCTTGGTCGGCTTGTTCGACCTGCCCCAGCATCCGCAGCGTGTTGCCGAGATTGTTCCAGGCGATCGGGAAGTGGTTTTGTAGCGACAAAGCCTTGCGGTATGCCGCTTCGGATTCTTCGAAGCGGCGTTGGTCGTACAACGCAATTCCCAGATAGCACCAACCGGCGGCCGAACCGGGAGCTTGTTGCAGGACGTGCCGATAGATTTTTTCGGCGGCGGCGTAGTTCCCCTGCTGCTGGATTGTCCAGCCTTGGTTGAGAACCTCTTGGACGGTTGGCATGGCCCCAATCTTCCCCGTGGTCGC from Rosistilla oblonga includes the following:
- a CDS encoding glutamine amidotransferase, producing MFDSILIAAPQWTAAAVAICLLSLLVVAWAYWRRGGSSRRGPLIFAGLLKWIAIAALALCLLQPMLESQRPRPHANLIGVVVDNSRSMQIRSPGQSQPRSERLAAVLKPDADWQVRLSQDYDVRRYAFDRSLQNVDDLSTLEFDGASSSLTGTLATLAARFRDRPVAGLMLFTDGNATDLTDTGFDWSSLGFPLYLVTDSVDQAIADLKIDQVSTAQTNFEASPVTVTAKLSATGIKESTVVVRLLDAEGVAVEEKEVELTQAKPTADVEFRFRPKKSGLQFYSIDTFPKSQRTAYLQGETKVEATLANNSRLLAIDRDQGPYRVLYVAGRPNWEFKFLRRALQEDDEIRLVGLLRIARKEPKFSFRDRGVNSSNPLFSGFDENEEESAEQYDEPVLLRLGVDEAEQLSKGFPRQAEELFGYHAIILDDVDAEFFTQDQMLMLRQFVSTRGGGLLMLGGQESFAGGDYEHTPLADLMPVYLPRGNESSGGTVARMELSREGWLQPWLRLRETEVAEKKRLAEMPEFGTLNRVGDVKPGASMLASAQTGDRQQPALVVQRYGKGRSGALLIGDLWRWGMRRKPGENEDLQQVWRQTIRWMIADVPRAVEIDLEESKDSSKPIEIAVTVRNPEFLPLDNASVALTVVLPDGEEMQLPTQPSDQAAGVYTASYWPSKDGAYRVKVVATGPDGSDIGSQQAGWTTETATAEFQRLAVNKDLLQQIADQTGGEVIPQDDLDSFVANLHNKKIPLTQRHLAPLWHGPWVLIFALACLCGEWGVRRFHGMP
- a CDS encoding P-II family nitrogen regulator: MLNASGNKLQPDKQVGFNNLDRNRMKRIEAIIDAEHLEEVNAALEEIGVHRILVTEVRGFIRKQIQASGLDRSGSFFFVPKCKLDVSVVDAHLRRAAQAISATSNTRVLVDGKLFLEDVEAELTPQWGNAELNSVAS
- a CDS encoding tetratricopeptide repeat protein, yielding MPTVQEVLNQGWTIQQQGNYAAAEKIYRHVLQQAPGSAAGWCYLGIALYDQRRFEESEAAYRKALSLQNHFPIAWNNLGNTLRMLGQVEQADQAFETSLQQAPKYLSPLKNRGTLWVWTGQIDRGLAAFEASLEVAPNDPELHRNLGVIHLLKGDFRRGWDEYRWRWKMPGFVRPNVSQPVWDGSDPQGKTFLLYSEQGLGDAIHFVRMAIALKERGARTIVQAAPKLIPLLSTCRGIDQLIPEGMLPGNFDFHCSFIDAADRLGIDADSIPDVGPYLGPSENLQAYWANWLAQIPGKKKVGICWQGNPQHQADIFRSIPLQAFEPLASIPDVQLVCLQHGFGIQQLDQVDFADQIVRLPANLDQSSGAFMDTAAIMKGLDLVVTSDTSVAHLAGALGAPVWVGLPKVPDWRWLLQGDSSPWYPSMRLFRQPEMKNWAAVMAEIKLHLERF